A part of Gossypium hirsutum isolate 1008001.06 chromosome A07, Gossypium_hirsutum_v2.1, whole genome shotgun sequence genomic DNA contains:
- the LOC107953248 gene encoding uncharacterized protein yields the protein MNFGFLSFPWFGVDPKRDSDLTFASTSASIEPKQKASFEIRLWGWTLVSVPPKAVNGNDRIRTPTTINKGLKRRAQENSVFEPPTPIRFRPYVCKVPWHTGARAFLSQLFPRYGHYCGPNWSSGKDGGSLIWDRRPIDWLDFCCYCHDIGYDTHDQEKLLKADLAFLECLERPHMSTKGDPYIAQLYKTMCTTGLKNILIPYRRHLVKLQYGQPLIDFRRINNMKRRSWNFQKT from the exons ATGAACTTTGGATTCCTTAGCTTTCCATGGTTTGGAGTTGATCCCAAAAGGGATTCGGATTTGACTTTTGCTTCCACAAGTGCTTCCATAGAGCCTAAACAGAAAGCTAGTTTTGAGATCAGGCTGTGGGGATGGACTCTAGTTTCAGTACCTCCTAAGGCAGTGAATGGTAATGATAGAATTCGCACTCCAACTACTATAAACAAAGGATTAAAAAGGCGTGCACAAGAAAATTCGGTTTTTGAGCCTCCCACACCTATCCGGTTTAGGCCATATGTTTGCAAGGTTCCATGGCATACAGGTGCTAGAGCATTCCTTTCGCAGTTATTTCCACGTTATGGGCATTATTGTGGTCCTAATTGGTCAAGTGGGAAAGATGGTGGATCCCTTATTTGGGATAGGAGGCCAATTGATTGGTTAGATTTTTGCTGCTATTGTCATGATATTGGTTATGATACTCATGATCAAGAAAAGCTTCTGAAAGCTGATTTAGCATTTCTAGAATGCTTGGAGAGACCTCATATGAGCACAAAAGGTGATCCGTATATCGCTCAACTTTACAAGACAATGTGCACTACAG GTCTCAAAAATATACTAATCCCATACAGAAGGCACCTTGTGAAGCTACAATACGGGCAACCTCTAATTGATTTTAGAAGGATAAATAATATGAAAAGGAGAAGTTGGAATTTTCAGAAAACTTGA